In one window of Pseudomonas chlororaphis subsp. chlororaphis DNA:
- a CDS encoding anti-virulence regulator CigR family protein: protein MTTRSVVAVLASAAFLFGSTALYADPGNGKGNPHGNQGGHGNKGNKSQDYKQGGRYDGPQVDVGGVRVIIGDSRDYWSPGPALPPGIQKNLARGKPLPPGIAKKLDGRMLGRLPHYDGYEWQQAGTDLILVAIATGIIYEVLHDALD, encoded by the coding sequence ATGACGACTCGTTCGGTTGTAGCTGTTTTAGCAAGCGCCGCGTTTTTATTCGGCTCGACTGCCTTGTATGCGGACCCAGGGAACGGCAAGGGCAACCCCCATGGCAATCAGGGCGGACATGGCAATAAAGGCAACAAATCCCAGGACTACAAGCAGGGCGGGAGGTATGACGGCCCTCAAGTCGATGTCGGCGGTGTTCGCGTGATCATTGGCGACAGTCGTGACTACTGGTCACCCGGGCCGGCCCTGCCGCCGGGCATCCAGAAAAACCTGGCCCGAGGCAAGCCACTGCCGCCGGGCATCGCGAAAAAACTCGATGGCCGGATGCTCGGCCGCCTACCGCACTATGACGGCTATGAGTGGCAACAGGCCGGCACTGATTTGATCCTGGTCGCCATCGCGACAGGCATCATCTACGAAGTCCTGCACGACGCCCTGGACTGA